A single genomic interval of Salinarchaeum sp. IM2453 harbors:
- a CDS encoding DUF790 family protein, producing the protein MLTKELLEVTKRKPNIQPRYRDIDDYQSTAKEVIDVYESGKSRGEIEDAIAELETHDTFKLVRGLSKLLERRVTFEQQAPITPSRVRDAVFKRGIVTSAAERREVIEMVAADLDVTPDEIEDSLWADREQEEILISEPEIGAKELLRQYNLSLTQTLLFDAIEIEFTASNNYQEIFGLMAYLGLMYTVDEDLAVTVTGPTALFKKTRKYGNELAKLLPSIMKADEWSVTAQVETEISDETRIYEFPLNDDQQRLFPSRTTVESFDSEVERDFAARIDSLAEGWTVHREPTILRTGNQVMIPDFSFERNENKFYLEIIGFWTPEYLHKKLEKVRAVESEHPIMLAVNESLNCTKADFSDANVEQVFFYQDTIPVKPVLARLNAIEEREAKQDLQTLKQNSINISTDEITDIKTLADTHDVASDAAERYVAANYDGVISNNKFVPTSVLEKIEAEIDALDNTTLANVNQVLEEYGVAQTVLGHMDYTINYVSLDQSEAKVTKSK; encoded by the coding sequence ATGTTAACCAAGGAATTATTGGAAGTCACGAAGCGGAAACCAAACATTCAGCCTCGGTATAGAGACATCGACGATTATCAGTCAACTGCTAAAGAGGTAATTGATGTGTATGAATCAGGAAAATCCCGGGGCGAAATTGAGGATGCTATTGCTGAACTGGAAACTCATGACACGTTTAAGCTTGTCCGTGGGCTCTCTAAATTATTGGAACGGCGCGTTACGTTTGAGCAGCAAGCACCAATCACGCCGTCTCGAGTGCGTGACGCGGTCTTTAAACGAGGGATTGTGACATCTGCGGCGGAGCGGAGAGAAGTCATCGAGATGGTTGCAGCTGATCTCGACGTGACACCAGACGAAATTGAGGATAGTCTCTGGGCAGATCGCGAGCAAGAAGAAATCCTCATATCAGAACCCGAGATTGGTGCCAAAGAGTTGCTTCGGCAGTACAACCTGTCGCTGACACAGACATTGTTATTTGATGCGATAGAGATTGAGTTTACGGCGTCAAATAACTATCAGGAGATCTTCGGGTTAATGGCGTATCTGGGTTTAATGTACACTGTAGACGAGGATTTAGCAGTGACAGTTACCGGTCCTACCGCCTTGTTCAAGAAGACTCGGAAATATGGCAATGAGCTAGCAAAATTACTACCGAGCATCATGAAGGCGGATGAGTGGAGTGTTACCGCACAGGTCGAGACGGAGATAAGTGACGAAACCCGAATCTACGAATTTCCTCTTAACGATGATCAACAAAGGCTTTTTCCCAGCCGAACCACTGTTGAGTCATTCGACAGTGAGGTGGAACGAGACTTTGCCGCCCGCATTGATTCACTGGCCGAGGGCTGGACTGTTCATCGGGAGCCAACAATTCTTCGGACAGGGAATCAGGTAATGATCCCTGATTTTAGTTTCGAACGCAACGAAAACAAGTTTTATCTTGAAATAATCGGATTCTGGACGCCTGAATACCTTCACAAGAAATTAGAAAAAGTCAGAGCAGTAGAGTCAGAACATCCGATAATGTTAGCCGTCAACGAGTCGCTTAATTGCACGAAGGCTGACTTCAGCGATGCGAACGTTGAACAAGTATTCTTTTATCAGGACACAATCCCAGTTAAGCCGGTTCTTGCTCGACTCAACGCGATCGAAGAACGGGAAGCCAAACAAGATCTCCAGACACTCAAGCAAAATAGTATTAATATCTCTACCGATGAGATAACTGATATTAAGACGCTCGCCGACACTCATGATGTCGCGTCAGATGCAGCTGAGAGGTATGTGGCCGCAAACTATGATGGAGTCATCTCCAACAACAAGTTTGTTCCAACGTCAGTTCTTGAGAAGATCGAAGCAGAGATTGACGCTCTAGATAATACAACCTTGGCCAATGTCAACCAGGTTTTAGAAGAGTATGGGGTCGCTCAGACGGTCTTGGGCCATATGGACTATACTATCAATTATGTTTCCCTTGACCAAAGTGAAGCAAAAGTCACAAAATCGAAATGA